CTGCTCCCACACTTAGCGGTGGCGAGGCGCAGCGTGTCAAACTTGCTACTTACCTAAAATCCAGAGCTAAAGATTACGTGTTCATTTTGGACGAGCCCACCACGGGTTTGCACAGTTACGACGTCGAGATGCTCCTCCAAGTACTCCACAAGCTTGTGGATCAGGGAAACACAGTCATTGTTGTGGAGCACAACCTTGATGTGGTAGGAAACGCTGATTACATTGTGGACTTAGGGCCCGAAGGTGGCGACGAAGGTGGTTACGTCATCTTTGCTGGCACCCCAGAAGAGCTGGTGAAGCAGGAGCATTCCTACACCGGTCAGTACTTGCGTCTGTACTGGGAACGCTTCAAACCACAGCTTATTTTGTCGCATTAACAAAGTCATGAGGTATACAGGCAAAGCAGCATTAGTAACGGGTGGTTCTCGTGGCATTGGCGCTGCCGTGGTTAAGCGTTTAGCGCAGGAAGGACTCAAGGTGGCTTTCTTTTACAGGCAGCGAATGGACAAAGTAGAAGAGCTGCTTGAGTGGGCACGAGATGCTCAGCTTACCGTGGTGCCCATCAAGGTGGACATAACTGATCCTAGAAGTTTGCTTAGCGCTATTACCGATGCAAAAGCCAACGTAGGTCCCATCGATTACCTGGTGAATAATGCTGGCGTGTCACATTACAAATTGCTTACTGAAGAAGAAGAACGAGAACTTGAGGAAGTCTTACGCACCAATTTAGAATCAGTCATATTGCTTACCAGAGAAATAGCAAAAGGCATGGTCATACGCAGTTTTGGTTCCATTGTGAACATTTCCTCTATTTGGGGCCTCTATGGAGGTTCATGTGAAGCAGTCTACGCTGCCACAAAAGGCGGCATTATCAGCTTTACCAGATCACTTGCCAAAGAGCTGGGTCCCAGTAATGTACGTGTGAACTGTGTAGCTCCTGGTGTGGTGCGTACCGACATGATGCTAAACCACTTCACTGAAGAAGAAATCGCTCAGCTGTGCCAGCGAATTCCCTTAGGCAGGTTAGCTCATCCTGAAGAAGTTGCGTCTGCAGTGGCCTTTTTGCTTTCCGATGAAGCTAGTTACATAAGCGGCAGTGTTTTGGAAGTCTCCGGCGGTTTTATTTCTTAGTAGGCTATTTCATCATCAAAATCAGGTGTTGGCTCTTTTTTTGTGCCAACTGCCACAGCTAAGGATTCTTCACCCACGCTTTTGAGGATCACATACGGGTTCACAAACCCCAGTTTAAGTAGGAGCGGTAAGCTATCACGAGAAGATTGCTCCATCAAGGTTTTTCTGTAGCGTTCCACAAGCTGCTGTTCAAAGGGCAGTAGGACCTCCACTCTGCCATTCTCTGGCAGAAGGTAGTATGCTTCTACCAAGTAACTTTCCAAATGCTTTGGCGTGGGTATAACAAACACTCTGTCCAGGGTAGTGCTTCTCACACTGCGCAGACGCGACATTCTTGTGATTATGGTTCTGTGCATGATGTCTTTGTCTTTAAGCTGTTCATGCCACAATTGTGGTTTACTGGTAACCAAAAGCAGCCAGCCATATGTTCCTACTTCATTCAGAAAACTAACCACCAGATTGTACGCATCGCGCTCCTCTAGTGCGTCCACAGATATTAAAGCAACGTTCTGGTTCGGTTTTAGATTTAGCGCTTTCGGGATTAGTCTGTATTCCATAGTTCAAGTAGCATTTGGGCGTTCTTAAATGCCTTTCCCTGATAATGGTTGTTGAAGTAAAGTAGGTACCTATCACTTCTAGTTTCTTTTATCTCTTTTACAAGCTCCGTCAGTTCTTGCTCACTGTAAAGGTAATCATATCGCTCATATGCTTCCTCATGCTGCCACCATTTTTCAGTATTCCTACCGTGGAAACGCATGTACAGGGTCTGCGTAGGTATGATTTTCTTTAAGTAGGGCGAATCTAACGATACGGGGACAAAGCCGAAGTCTTGTGATATTCTAACTAAATCTTCATCAAACCAAGCTGGATGCCTCATCTCTACAGCTTTTTCAAAAGGTATGGCTTCCAACACTTTCTGCAAGTAGCTAATGTTTTCCGGTGTCTTGTGAAAAGAATAGGGAAACTGCAAGAGCAGTATAAGGCCGTGTCCATTTTCTGGTATGGTGCTCACAGCATCCAGCATCTGTGGAAGCGGCTCTGTATTCCCTTTGTGGGTAATCTCTTGGTACACCTTCATGGTAAAGAGGAAGCCTTTGGGCGCTCTTCTGCATAAACTGTCTATGGTTTTCTTGCTTGGAATGGCATAAAAACTGCTGTTTATTTCCACCGTATTGAAAACGGTAGCGTAATAGTCAAACCATCGTGTTTTTTTCAGCGTTTCAGGATAAACGGCTCCCACCCAGTCTTGGTAAGAAAAGCCGCTTGTACCAACTCTCAGCTCCATATGTCCTGCCATCTCCTTACCACAGTGAAAGCTCCGGCTATGAGCGCCACAGAAAAGGAAGACCACAGTATGTACATGCTCAGGGAGCTGGTCACAATTAAGGTTCTTCTCGCTCCAAACAGCCCCATCCATATGAGAACCACTGCTGCTGACATGTAGAATATGGATTCCGTGTCCATATCTGGAAATAGAAGGGCTATAGGCACTGTAGCTAAGGCCGGACCTATCAAGAACAGTGGGGTGAACTTGAACAAGAATCCGCCAAGCAAAGCGGAAAGAAGCATGAGCCCAATACTCACAGGTATCATCCTTACATTGAATCGCCAGACTAAGAACAGTGCACCCAGCACAAACCAGTACCACCGTTGAGACAAATCCAGAAGCCATTTCTTTCTTGCTGTGCTGTCAATTTGATTCATGGCTTGTGTGATCATTTCTTGCTCTTCCTTAAATGTTTTTTCGTATTCTCCTTGGTAGTAACTGATACCCGGTTTGTAACTATCTATGTCACTAAGGTTACTAGTGCCGAACAGGTAGGTGGAAAACCCATCAGCCAGCACCAGTTTTTGCCTCAGCAAAAAGAAGTTTCGATAAGCTTTTAGTTCCATATCAAAGGGGAATATTTCCCAAGGTACACTACCGATGCACCCAGGCGGATAGGGTGTGCCAGCTAAGTTAGCAACCAGTGGCATCACATCATAAACCTGCATGCGCACGCTGGTTTTAGCAGGGAGTTTTTCTTTTACCAGTACCAGTCCGTACAGGTTGACTGCCCCGTGATTTATCTCCAGAGCTAAGTCTCCCGGCTTTAGCTCTGTTACTTCTTCTGCGAAGGTTATTTCCAGCTTTTCACCTTTTGCAAGGCGATTTAAGAAACCAAGGTTTTCAGGTACGTTGCTCAAGGTGGCGTATCCATCCAGATGACTAAGTGTGTACAGATAAGGCGCACTGTTATTACTTCTGAAGTTGTTAATGCCGGCATGAGCACCTGTGAGAATGTTCACCACGGTTTGCTCTTTTGTCCAGGTGATGGGCACCCTTATGTGCGACTCTAAGTCACTTTCTTGTTTTGCTGTTTCTGCCACGCGGCTGGTAAATATTATTCTGGTCTTTTCCTGTGCTGGTGGCGGTGCAAATACTGGTACATCTGAAAGCTTCACTGCCCAGCTATTTCTGGGAATGTAGTCCATCAGCGGTAGCAGCATAACAAATATGCACACAGTGACAAACATTATCAGGTACATGAGCTTGTTCATCCCGGTCATAGTCTGTATCCCGCCGTCACTGCCCCTTAATAGTTACCTGTGGTGCCAGAACCGTTTGGGAAGATGATTTCAAAAACCGTTTTTCCACTCGATTGCTTCACTGAAATGCTACCACCTTGTATCTCTGCTGCGCTTCTCACAATAGCCAGTCCCAAACCTGTGCCTGTGCTCTTTGTGGTGTAGAAGGGTTCAAAAATCTTTCCCAAATCTTCTTGAGGTATGGGAGTGCCGTTATTGGCCACTCTCAAAACCAAGTTTTGTCCTTCTCTTCTTGCTTCCACCCACACCTGTGTGGCTCCAGCGTCAAATGCGTTGCCCACCAGATTGCTCACTATTTGCAGCAAGTACTCCTCATCCAAGTTCCATACAAGGTTTTTTGGTATGTCCAGCGTAATCTGTGGGTTCTCTCCGAAATGTTGTGTGGCGAACTCATAAAGGTTTATGGGTTTCTTCTCAGCTGTTCTGGGTCTAGCGTAAACCAGCATGTCTCTTACAAGTTTTTCTACACGTTCTTGTTCTCTTAATATTTTTTCTGCATATGCTTTATCTTCTGGGCTACCCTGTTTTAGGATCATCTGCGAAAAGCCCCTAATGGCTGTTAACGGGTTTCTTATCTCATGAGCAATACCTGCTGAGAACCTACCCAAGGCAGCCAGGCGTTCTTGAAGAGCCATAGCTTCTCTCATGTTTATAATATCCGTCAAATCTTCAGCCACCACTATGAGCTCGTCCTCAGACACTCTAAGAAATGTAAGAGAAATGTTCTTGTCATTTGTTCTTATGTTCTCATGATAGTAATCTGGTGTGTCAGTGGAGATGCGATTTTCTAAGTCAGGCAGCAGTTTTTCCATAATGGGGTTTTTCAGTATGATCTCATGATTCTTTACCAGTGCCAGTCCCACAGGACTGTTCTCCATAACTGCATTTAATGCCTGAGTTCGTTCCTTTAGCTCTGCAGCTAACTCGTTTGCAGTGCTTGCAATGAGCCCTATTTCCCCTCTGAAGGTGCCTACTGGGAGCTGACTTTCCTTCAAAGAGGGCAGCTGCTTCACCAAATTCACAATGTCCCTGTTCACACTTTCAATGACAAGGAAAGCTAGTAGCACAGCCAGTAGAAGAATTCCTCCCACAGCACCCAGTATCGTGTTTCTCGTCTTTGTAAAGCTGGCTCTGAGGTCATCTGCAGTTTCCCAAATCCTGGCAGCACCAATTTGCTCACCAGCCCAGTAAATGGGGGCAGAAATCTCCACGCGGGTCTTTCCCTCTGCCTCTGGGTTTTTCACTTCAGCAATGGGTCCACCTAGCAAAGAAATTGAGTAAGAAAGCCCCAGTGTGGGCATTGCATTTTGCAGTGCCTGATTGTAAGGTAGCAGGGCAGCGGTAAGCCTAACTCGTGCTTCTTCCTGAAGTTGGACATCACCTCTTAAGGCATTAGTTATGAGTGAGTCTTTGTCCTGCTGGGGTGCAACGGCTTCGAAGTTCTTTACCATCAAGTTCAGCACGCCCTGTAGTTTGGTTTCTCTTTCCTGAAGGTAAATGTTCCACATGTTCGTAGAAAAGAGCCATGTTATAAGGAACACTGCTAGCAGCAATGGGACAATGGCTACAATCCAAAAACGTACTCTAAGACTCATGTGTTCCTACCTGCTTTACCCCAGTTTTTGTTTAGCTTCTTTTTATCATTCACAGTAGCGGTGTCGATGGGGTCAGTGTAGTAATGGCATTGTACTGAAAACCTCACTTGAATTAACGATGTTTTCTTCATGGTTTATGTTATTATACGTCAAGGAGGTGATGCTCAATGTGGATTGCAATTGTAGTTCTGGTCTTAGTACTCATCGTCATTTGGATTTATAACCGTTTGATCCAGCTGAAAAACCGCGTACAGAATGCTTGGCATCAAATTGAGGTCCAACTTCAGAGAAGGCATGACTTAATACCTAACTTGGTAGAAACGGTAAAAGGTTACGCGTCACACGAAAAGGAAACCTTCGAAAGGGTGGTCGCTGCCAGAAACAAGGCCATGTCAGCTAACACACCAGGGGAAATGGGCAGGGCTGAGGGCGAATTAACGCAAGCTTTGGGACGCCTTTTTGCTCTGGCAGAAAGTTACCCTGAACTAAAAGCCAACGAGAATTTTATACGACTTCAAGAAGAACTTACCAGCACTGAAAATAAGGTTGCCTATGCCAGGCAAGCTTATAACGATACCGTCATGATGTTTAACCAAACCATACAAATGTTCCCTTACAATTTGCTGGCAGGCCCAATGAATTTGAAGCCTGCTGAATACTTCGAAGCTGAAGAAGAAGCTCAAAATGTCCCCAAAGTGGAGTTTTAGCTCTTAACTGTTAACGAGCTGCCACTCTTCGTTCCCATAGCATATTGCTTGTCATGTGCACAGGAAGAAGGGCACCTTCTCCTAAGGAAGGGGCCCTTCTTCTTTTTGCTGTTATTATGTTATTGAGCACGCCGCCTCAATGTGGCAGCCACGCTGCATACCTTTTGTGTCCATTGTGGATCACTTGCCCACAAGCTTCCCATGGCTTTAAGGGTGCCACCTTTGTAGTAAGCGCCTCCCGCTGTTGCGTACCTGGTTCTGATGTACTCTGCTACAAAGAAAATGCCTTCCTCATAGCTGATAAACACCTTCGCTCCTGATGGGTTTCTGTCATATGCCTGAAAGCCGAACAAATTCTTTGTGCGTTTACTTAGTGCTGACTTGCCCCAACCACTTTCCAGCACTGCCACGCTGGTGAGTAGCAGCGCATTTACCTTGCTTAGTTTCTCAGCACAAACGAAGGTGGGAGCCAGTACTTCCATGGGTGTGCCTTTTAGCCCTTTTTGTAGTTCCAGCCAAGTAAGTTTGCTTTCGCTGAGAATCTTCGTATCAGGTGTCAATTCCCACATTGGTTCTCACCGCCTCCTTTAGTAGTGCAATTTCTTGTGAAAGATCTTTTATGGCAAGTAGCAGTTGCGCCAGTGTTTTGTTTATTTCCACGATAAAGTAGGCAGCCACTGCTATGGGGAAACCCAAGCTGCCAACTATTTGAATAATGTCCATGTTGTATGTTGTTCCTCCTTTCTATCTTTGGTTGCGTTTCATCAGTAAAAGAAAAGAGCAGGAGGGAGCTAAAGCCCCCTCCTCCAAAAACGTTCTGAACCGCTCATTAAGGCAGCATGTCCGTTGCGGTACGCTCCACGTAATTTGCATCAACAAGCTGAACGGGTTTTCCCAATTTTTCGCTCTTGATTACTCCTGTAACCACTATGGCGCTAGCAGCTTCTTGTATTTGCTGCGTTGTTAGATCCATTACTGGATCAGGGATTCTCAGAACCATGGTTTTGTCCATGTCTGTTTTAAAGCTCAGATTCAATGTAACCATGTGCATCATTCCTCCTTTCGTTTTTCATTGGTTAATTAGGGTAGTAAGTTGTTTACTACCATGAGCTGCACACCAGTAGTTACTCTGGTGGTCAGTGTGCCCAGGGCATTGGTTAGCTCCATAATGCTGGTAGCCGTTGCCGTTGGGTCGATGTTGTTCAGTGACCAAAGGCGTTTCTTGCCTTCACTGTTCAACCACACAATCCTTACTGTTCTCTTCACTTCTTCCATTTCTAAACTCACCTCCTGTTCTTGTGAACATGGTAGTAGTATAGGCATACATTTGTATGCTATCCTATAGCCTGTAGACCAAGTTTTGTTATGTTAGTTTTCTGCCAAAAAGGCGAAAGGAGTAAGGAAAGGGCTATGAAGCTGAACAGAAAAAGGCTAATTCAAATGTGTGTAGAACGGGGTTGGAGTTTGTACCGCTTGGCCATTGAAGCTGGGGTAGACCCCAGCCATCTGTACCGTATCCTGAGTGGGAAAAGGGGAGCGGGAGTGAATACCGTCTTTAAGATTGCTCAGACCTTGGGATGTTCACCTTTGGATCTCATATACAATGAAGAACCTGCCGACCCAGATAACCGCAAGTGACAGCATGGTCGGCAGGCCCCGCTCTAAAGTTAGTTCAGTCTTACTTTGTATGTGGTGTCCCCTATGTCCACTTCAAAGACTTTTTTCTTGAGCGGCAAGTCTTTGGATGTGAATTCAGGTTGTATCTCGCCTCTGAAGAACCTCAATGCCACATCAGGGAATATGGTGTAGGTGAGCACATCTTCTTCCTTCTTGAGTAAACCCATCTTCTTGAGTTCTTCACGACGTCGTTCTAACTCAGGCTCCAACAGGTCTGCTGGCCTTACTGTTATGATTTGGTCTTTCCAGTTCGGTCCAAACACCTTTTGTAGCACGTCTTCATCAATGGGGGCAGGCGGTCTTCCGTACATGCCCCTTAGATAATCTTTAGTTTCCTTGGGTACAATCTTGTAACGTTCTCCACCTATTATGTTTGCCACCGATTGACTGCCCACAATCTGGCTCATGGGTGTGACTAAGGGTGGGTAGCCAAATTCTCTCCAGACTACTGGCACTTCTTGCAGTATTTGAGGTAGTTTATCCAGGGCATTCATGTTCCTAAGCTGGGATATCATGTTGCTCATCATTCCGCCTGGTATTTTGTATTCCAAAACCCCTGGGTCAGGCCTAAGCAGCGTCTCTTCATGTAGGTGGCTGTATTTGTTCCACACCACCATGAGCTTTTCCCTTATACGCATAAGCAGTTTTAGGTCATATCCTGTGTCCCACTGTGTGCTTTGTAAAGCGGCAACAATGGATTCCGTGGGCGGCTGGGAAACACCGTTAGCAAAGGGTGACATGCAAGTATCTAAAATATCAATGCCTGCATGAATCGCTTCCATGTAAGCCATCTCTGTCATACCACTGCTGCAGTGGGAGTGTAGCTCCAGTGGTAGATCAATGCCAGCTGCCTTAATGCCCTCAATGATCTCTTTTGCCCGCCTTGGCGAAATAATACCTGCCATATCCTTAATCACCAAAGAATCACAACCCATTTCCGCTAGCTTCTTAAAGTTTTCCACGTAGTACTCTACTGTGTGAACAGGACTTTCCGTGTATGACAGAGCACCCTGGGCATGTCCACCGTATTTTTTCACAGCTTTAATGGGTACTTCCAAGTTTCTCAGGTCATTAAGCGCGTCAAAAATGCGAAAATTGTCAATGCCGTTTTTACGTGACAGACGGATGAACTCCTCTACTACATCGTCAGGAAAGTTGCGGTAAGCAACCAAGTTCATGCCTCTTAGTAGCATTTGCAGGGGTGTCTTCTTAAACTTTTCTCGAAGAACCTGCAGTCTTTGCCAGGGGTCTTCATTGAGGTACCTCATAGCAGCGTCAAAGGTTGCTCCACCCCACACTTCCACAGAGAAGAATCCCACCTCATCCATGAGAGGAGCAACGTCCAGCATGTCTTCTGTGCGCAATCTAGTAGCGAGCAGAGACTGGTGGCCGTCTCTCAATGTTTGATCGTGCAGTTGTATTCCCATGTTTTATCGACCTCCATTTGGTGATGCTATAAACCATTAAAAGCTTGTTAAGCATGACAAGCCAACTTGTCACCATCGCTTACATTCTA
The genomic region above belongs to Coprothermobacter proteolyticus DSM 5265 and contains:
- the ymfI gene encoding elongation factor P 5-aminopentanone reductase; the encoded protein is MRYTGKAALVTGGSRGIGAAVVKRLAQEGLKVAFFYRQRMDKVEELLEWARDAQLTVVPIKVDITDPRSLLSAITDAKANVGPIDYLVNNAGVSHYKLLTEEEERELEEVLRTNLESVILLTREIAKGMVIRSFGSIVNISSIWGLYGGSCEAVYAATKGGIISFTRSLAKELGPSNVRVNCVAPGVVRTDMMLNHFTEEEIAQLCQRIPLGRLAHPEEVASAVAFLLSDEASYISGSVLEVSGGFIS
- a CDS encoding helix-turn-helix domain-containing protein produces the protein MKLNRKRLIQMCVERGWSLYRLAIEAGVDPSHLYRILSGKRGAGVNTVFKIAQTLGCSPLDLIYNEEPADPDNRK
- a CDS encoding two-component system sensor histidine kinase NtrB, which codes for MSLRVRFWIVAIVPLLLAVFLITWLFSTNMWNIYLQERETKLQGVLNLMVKNFEAVAPQQDKDSLITNALRGDVQLQEEARVRLTAALLPYNQALQNAMPTLGLSYSISLLGGPIAEVKNPEAEGKTRVEISAPIYWAGEQIGAARIWETADDLRASFTKTRNTILGAVGGILLLAVLLAFLVIESVNRDIVNLVKQLPSLKESQLPVGTFRGEIGLIASTANELAAELKERTQALNAVMENSPVGLALVKNHEIILKNPIMEKLLPDLENRISTDTPDYYHENIRTNDKNISLTFLRVSEDELIVVAEDLTDIINMREAMALQERLAALGRFSAGIAHEIRNPLTAIRGFSQMILKQGSPEDKAYAEKILREQERVEKLVRDMLVYARPRTAEKKPINLYEFATQHFGENPQITLDIPKNLVWNLDEEYLLQIVSNLVGNAFDAGATQVWVEARREGQNLVLRVANNGTPIPQEDLGKIFEPFYTTKSTGTGLGLAIVRSAAEIQGGSISVKQSSGKTVFEIIFPNGSGTTGNY
- a CDS encoding glucosaminidase domain-containing protein, with amino-acid sequence MWELTPDTKILSESKLTWLELQKGLKGTPMEVLAPTFVCAEKLSKVNALLLTSVAVLESGWGKSALSKRTKNLFGFQAYDRNPSGAKVFISYEEGIFFVAEYIRTRYATAGGAYYKGGTLKAMGSLWASDPQWTQKVCSVAATLRRRAQ
- a CDS encoding YvrJ family protein, producing MDIIQIVGSLGFPIAVAAYFIVEINKTLAQLLLAIKDLSQEIALLKEAVRTNVGIDT
- a CDS encoding LemA family protein, which translates into the protein MWIAIVVLVLVLIVIWIYNRLIQLKNRVQNAWHQIEVQLQRRHDLIPNLVETVKGYASHEKETFERVVAARNKAMSANTPGEMGRAEGELTQALGRLFALAESYPELKANENFIRLQEELTSTENKVAYARQAYNDTVMMFNQTIQMFPYNLLAGPMNLKPAEYFEAEEEAQNVPKVEF
- a CDS encoding DUF1659 domain-containing protein is translated as MEEVKRTVRIVWLNSEGKKRLWSLNNIDPTATATSIMELTNALGTLTTRVTTGVQLMVVNNLLP
- a CDS encoding DUF72 domain-containing protein; its protein translation is MELRVGTSGFSYQDWVGAVYPETLKKTRWFDYYATVFNTVEINSSFYAIPSKKTIDSLCRRAPKGFLFTMKVYQEITHKGNTEPLPQMLDAVSTIPENGHGLILLLQFPYSFHKTPENISYLQKVLEAIPFEKAVEMRHPAWFDEDLVRISQDFGFVPVSLDSPYLKKIIPTQTLYMRFHGRNTEKWWQHEEAYERYDYLYSEQELTELVKEIKETRSDRYLLYFNNHYQGKAFKNAQMLLELWNTD
- a CDS encoding DUF2922 domain-containing protein, which translates into the protein MVTLNLSFKTDMDKTMVLRIPDPVMDLTTQQIQEAASAIVVTGVIKSEKLGKPVQLVDANYVERTATDMLP
- a CDS encoding pyruvate carboxylase subunit B, whose translation is MGIQLHDQTLRDGHQSLLATRLRTEDMLDVAPLMDEVGFFSVEVWGGATFDAAMRYLNEDPWQRLQVLREKFKKTPLQMLLRGMNLVAYRNFPDDVVEEFIRLSRKNGIDNFRIFDALNDLRNLEVPIKAVKKYGGHAQGALSYTESPVHTVEYYVENFKKLAEMGCDSLVIKDMAGIISPRRAKEIIEGIKAAGIDLPLELHSHCSSGMTEMAYMEAIHAGIDILDTCMSPFANGVSQPPTESIVAALQSTQWDTGYDLKLLMRIREKLMVVWNKYSHLHEETLLRPDPGVLEYKIPGGMMSNMISQLRNMNALDKLPQILQEVPVVWREFGYPPLVTPMSQIVGSQSVANIIGGERYKIVPKETKDYLRGMYGRPPAPIDEDVLQKVFGPNWKDQIITVRPADLLEPELERRREELKKMGLLKKEEDVLTYTIFPDVALRFFRGEIQPEFTSKDLPLKKKVFEVDIGDTTYKVRLN